Proteins encoded together in one Staphylococcus aureus window:
- a CDS encoding RluA family pseudouridine synthase: MKFKYHISQQETVKTFLARHDFSKKTVSAIKNNGALIVNDEPVTVRKQLMTNDILEIHLPREIPSVNLIPYARKLEVLYEDAFIIIVTKPNNQNCTPSREHPHESLIEQVLYHCQEHGENINPHIVTRLDRNTTGIVIFAKYGHIHHLFSKVNLKKIYTCLVYGKTHTSGIIEANIRRSKDRIITREVASDGKYAKTSYEVINQNDKYSLCKVHLHTGRTHQIRVHFQHIGHPIVGDSLYDGFHDKIHGQVLQCTQIYFVHPINKNNIYITIDYKQLLKLFNQL; the protein is encoded by the coding sequence ATGAAATTTAAGTATCATATATCACAACAAGAAACTGTTAAAACTTTTTTAGCACGACATGATTTTTCTAAGAAGACAGTGAGCGCCATTAAAAATAATGGCGCTTTAATTGTTAATGATGAACCAGTCACAGTGCGTAAGCAATTAATGACAAATGATATATTAGAAATTCATTTACCGCGAGAAATACCGAGTGTTAATTTAATACCTTATGCTCGTAAGCTAGAAGTATTGTATGAAGATGCTTTTATCATCATAGTTACTAAACCAAACAATCAAAATTGTACGCCTTCGAGAGAACATCCTCATGAAAGTTTAATCGAACAAGTACTATATCATTGTCAGGAACATGGTGAAAATATTAACCCACATATTGTTACGCGTCTAGATCGTAATACAACTGGTATTGTGATATTCGCTAAATATGGACATATCCATCATTTATTTTCTAAAGTAAACTTGAAAAAAATATATACTTGCCTTGTATATGGTAAAACCCATACATCTGGTATTATTGAAGCTAATATTAGACGGTCAAAGGATAGGATTATAACTAGAGAAGTTGCCTCGGATGGTAAATACGCTAAAACATCTTATGAAGTAATAAATCAGAATGATAAATACAGTTTATGCAAAGTTCATTTGCATACGGGACGTACACATCAAATTCGTGTACATTTTCAACATATTGGGCATCCAATTGTGGGAGATTCTTTGTATGATGGTTTTCATGACAAAATTCATGGTCAAGTACTGCAATGTACGCAAATATATTTTGTTCATCCAATCAATAAGAACAATATTTATATTACAATTGATTATAAGCAATTACTTAAATTATTCAATCAACTCTAA
- a CDS encoding monovalent cation:proton antiporter family protein: MEFLSLVIVVLAAFLTPIIVNRLNINFLPVVVAEILMGIVIGNSFLNIVERDSILNILSTLGFIFLMFLSGLEIDFKAFKKDKRARQGQNDDESSIPGHLNLALTVFAFIMIISILLAYVFKWLGLVDDVLLMVIIISTISLGVVVPTLKEMNIMRTTIGQFILLVAVLADLVTMILLTVYGAINGQGGSTIWLIGILVVFTAISYILGVQFKRMSFLQKLMDGTTQIGIRAVFALIILLVALAEGVGAENILGAFLAGVVVSLLNPDEEMVEKLDSFGYGFFIPIFFIMVGVDLNIPSLIKEPKLLIIIPILIVAFIISKLIPVMFIRRWFDMKTTIASAFLLTSTLSLVIAAAKISERLNAISAETSGILILSAVITCVFVPIIFKKLFPVPDEFNRKIEVSLIGKNQLTIPIAQNLTSQLYDVTLYYRKDLSDRRQLSDDITMIEIADYEQDVLERLGLFDRDIVVCATNDDDINRKVAKLAKAHQVERVICRLESTTDDTELVDSGIEIFSSYLSNKILLKGLIETPNMLNLLSNVETSLYEIQMLNYKYENIQLRNFPFGGDIIFVRIIRNNESIVPHGDTQLRYGDRLIVTGAKEYVDELKQELEFYF, translated from the coding sequence ATGGAGTTTTTATCTTTAGTTATTGTTGTTTTAGCAGCGTTTTTAACTCCAATAATTGTCAATCGATTAAATATTAATTTCTTGCCAGTTGTTGTTGCAGAAATTTTGATGGGGATTGTGATTGGAAATTCATTTCTAAATATAGTAGAAAGGGATTCAATTCTAAATATTTTATCAACGTTAGGCTTTATCTTTTTAATGTTTTTAAGTGGTTTAGAAATTGATTTTAAAGCTTTTAAAAAAGATAAACGCGCACGTCAAGGACAAAATGATGATGAATCCTCAATTCCAGGGCATCTTAATCTAGCGTTAACTGTATTTGCATTTATTATGATTATTTCGATTCTTTTAGCGTATGTATTTAAATGGCTTGGATTAGTGGATGATGTGTTATTAATGGTCATTATCATTTCAACTATTTCCTTAGGCGTAGTTGTTCCAACTTTAAAAGAAATGAATATTATGAGAACAACTATAGGGCAATTTATCCTATTAGTAGCAGTACTTGCGGACTTAGTAACTATGATTTTATTAACGGTCTATGGCGCAATCAATGGTCAAGGCGGCAGTACAATATGGTTAATAGGTATATTAGTTGTTTTCACAGCAATTTCATATATTTTAGGTGTTCAATTTAAAAGAATGTCATTTTTACAAAAATTGATGGATGGTACGACGCAAATCGGTATTCGTGCGGTATTTGCATTAATAATATTATTAGTAGCCCTAGCAGAGGGAGTTGGCGCAGAAAATATATTAGGTGCATTCTTAGCAGGTGTCGTTGTTTCATTATTAAATCCAGATGAAGAAATGGTTGAAAAGTTAGACTCATTTGGTTATGGGTTCTTTATTCCTATTTTCTTTATAATGGTTGGTGTAGATTTAAACATACCTTCATTAATTAAAGAACCGAAATTACTAATTATCATACCGATTTTAATCGTTGCATTTATCATTTCAAAATTAATTCCAGTCATGTTTATTCGACGTTGGTTTGATATGAAAACAACGATTGCATCAGCATTTTTATTAACATCAACATTATCGCTCGTGATAGCTGCAGCCAAAATTTCAGAAAGATTAAATGCTATTTCAGCTGAAACGTCAGGTATATTAATTTTAAGCGCAGTCATTACATGTGTATTCGTTCCGATTATTTTCAAAAAACTGTTTCCAGTTCCAGATGAGTTTAACCGTAAAATTGAAGTTAGTTTAATTGGTAAAAATCAATTAACGATTCCTATAGCGCAAAATTTAACATCTCAGTTATATGACGTGACATTATATTATCGCAAAGACTTGAGTGATCGTCGTCAATTGTCAGATGATATCACGATGATAGAAATTGCTGATTATGAACAAGATGTTTTAGAACGACTAGGTCTGTTTGACCGAGACATAGTTGTTTGTGCTACGAATGACGATGATATTAACCGAAAAGTTGCTAAATTAGCCAAAGCACATCAAGTTGAGCGTGTCATTTGCAGACTTGAAAGCACAACGGACGATACAGAGTTAGTTGATTCAGGTATTGAAATTTTCAGTAGCTACTTAAGTAATAAAATCTTATTAAAAGGTTTAATTGAAACACCTAACATGTTGAATTTATTAAGTAATGTTGAAACGTCACTATATGAAATTCAAATGTTAAATTATAAATATGAAAATATTCAATTACGTAATTTCCCATTCGGAGGAGACATCATCTTCGTGCGTATTATCCGTAATAATGAGTCGATTGTTCCGCATGGAGATACACAATTGCGATATGGAGATCGCTTAATTGTTACCGGTGCTAAAGAATACGTTGATGAATTGAAGCAAGAGTTAGAATTTTATTTTTAA
- the yjbH gene encoding protease adaptor protein YjbH, whose product MAGELRIMENKSREDINLSPVSKIEIYSFFDPFSSDCFKLSAILSKLRIEYNQYIRIRHILNPSLKVLTKCQAQSTSNFDNIALAYKAAELQGRVRAERFIHLMQNEIIPKRDIITESMICDCIQNAGIDLEVFKDDLQKSKLTESLKIDLHIAREMEIEQAPSLVFFSEDVHEEGLKVEGLYPYHIYTYIINELMGKSIEKNLPPKLETYIQQQQLVTMEELLTIYEWPEKLLNKELKKLAIQQKIEKLKYPDGDFWKSKMPKIKSK is encoded by the coding sequence ATGGCTGGAGAATTACGAATAATGGAAAATAAGAGTCGTGAAGATATCAATCTATCACCTGTAAGTAAAATCGAAATTTATTCATTTTTCGATCCATTTAGCTCCGATTGCTTCAAATTATCAGCAATCTTATCCAAATTAAGAATTGAATATAATCAATATATACGTATCAGACATATATTAAATCCTTCGTTAAAAGTATTAACGAAATGCCAAGCTCAAAGTACATCCAACTTTGATAACATCGCCCTAGCTTATAAAGCAGCTGAGTTACAAGGTCGTGTACGTGCCGAACGATTTATACATTTAATGCAAAATGAAATCATACCTAAAAGAGATATTATTACAGAATCAATGATTTGTGACTGTATTCAAAATGCAGGTATTGATTTAGAAGTATTTAAAGACGACTTACAAAAAAGTAAACTAACCGAAAGCTTGAAAATTGATTTGCATATTGCAAGAGAAATGGAAATCGAACAAGCCCCTTCTCTCGTTTTCTTTAGTGAAGATGTTCATGAAGAAGGTTTAAAAGTCGAAGGATTATACCCATATCACATCTATACTTATATAATTAATGAATTGATGGGTAAATCTATCGAAAAGAATCTTCCTCCTAAATTAGAAACTTATATACAGCAACAACAACTTGTAACGATGGAAGAATTACTTACTATTTATGAATGGCCAGAAAAACTTTTAAACAAAGAGTTAAAGAAGTTAGCCATTCAACAAAAAATTGAAAAACTTAAATATCCAGATGGCGATTTCTGGAAATCTAAAATGCCTAAAATCAAATCAAAATAA
- a CDS encoding truncated hemoglobin YjbI, giving the protein MTTTPYDIIGKEALYDMIDYFYTLVEKDERLNHLFPGDFAETSRKQKQFLTQFLGGPNIYTEEHGHPMLRKRHIDFTITEFERDAWLENMQTAINRAAFPQGVGDYLFERLRLTANHMVNS; this is encoded by the coding sequence ATGACAACAACACCATATGACATCATTGGTAAAGAAGCGTTATACGATATGATTGATTATTTTTACACCCTTGTAGAAAAAGATGAACGACTTAATCACCTGTTTCCAGGAGATTTTGCAGAAACAAGTCGTAAACAAAAACAATTTTTAACACAGTTTTTGGGCGGTCCAAACATTTATACCGAAGAACACGGACATCCTATGCTAAGAAAAAGACATATAGATTTTACAATCACTGAATTTGAAAGAGATGCATGGTTAGAAAATATGCAGACAGCAATTAATCGCGCTGCGTTTCCACAAGGTGTTGGAGATTATTTATTTGAGCGCTTAAGATTAACTGCTAATCATATGGTGAATTCCTAA
- a CDS encoding NAD kinase, whose translation MRYTILTKGDSKSNALKHKMMNYMKDFRMIEDSENPEIVISVGGDGTLLQAFHQYSHMLSKVAFVGVHTGHLGFYADWLPHEVEKLIIEINNSEFQVIEYPLLEIIMRYNDNGYETRYLALNEATMKTENGSTLVVDVNLRGKHFERFRGDGLCVSTPSGSTAYNKALGGALIHPSLEAMQITEIASINNRVFRTVGSPLVLPKHHTCLISPVNHDTIRMTIDHVSIKHKNVNSIQYRVANEKVRFARFRPFPFWKRVHDSFISSDEER comes from the coding sequence ATGCGTTATACAATTTTAACTAAAGGTGACTCCAAGTCTAATGCCTTAAAGCATAAAATGATGAACTATATGAAAGATTTTCGCATGATTGAGGATAGTGAAAATCCTGAAATTGTTATTTCAGTTGGTGGTGACGGTACATTACTACAAGCATTCCATCAGTATAGCCACATGTTATCAAAAGTGGCATTTGTTGGAGTTCATACAGGTCATTTAGGATTTTATGCGGATTGGTTACCTCATGAAGTTGAAAAATTAATCATCGAAATTAATAATTCAGAGTTTCAGGTCATTGAATATCCATTGCTTGAAATTATTATGAGATACAACGACAACGGCTATGAAACAAGGTATTTAGCATTAAATGAAGCAACGATGAAAACTGAAAATGGCTCAACACTTGTTGTGGATGTTAACTTAAGAGGGAAACACTTTGAGCGATTTAGAGGCGATGGATTATGTGTATCAACACCTTCGGGTTCAACGGCTTATAACAAAGCGCTAGGTGGCGCACTGATACATCCTTCACTTGAAGCAATGCAAATTACAGAAATTGCCTCGATAAATAATCGTGTGTTTAGAACGGTAGGATCACCACTTGTATTACCAAAGCATCATACATGTTTAATATCACCAGTTAATCATGATACCATTAGAATGACGATAGATCATGTTAGTATCAAACATAAAAATGTTAATTCAATACAATACCGTGTAGCAAATGAAAAAGTGAGGTTTGCACGTTTTAGACCATTCCCATTCTGGAAACGTGTGCACGATTCTTTCATATCAAGTGATGAAGAACGATGA
- a CDS encoding CYTH domain-containing protein has protein sequence MATNHEIEFKQMITASIYNKLQEKYFKDSVLFKQVNYYIDTPDFKLKEHRSALRIRVKDNQYEMTLKTPAKVGLLEYNYIVDIKPEMNLIISNDNLPDDIRQIIVEQFGVKDTTLSILGALTTYRQETKYKGDLLVLDKSEYFDTTDYELEFEVKDYNQGLQKFQSLLNELNLEHHQPLNKVQRFFKKKETLSNNIN, from the coding sequence ATGGCAACAAATCATGAAATAGAATTTAAACAAATGATAACTGCATCAATCTATAATAAATTGCAAGAGAAATATTTTAAAGACAGTGTGCTTTTTAAGCAAGTCAATTACTATATTGATACACCCGATTTCAAATTAAAGGAACATCGCTCTGCACTACGCATAAGAGTTAAAGACAATCAATATGAAATGACTTTAAAGACACCAGCAAAGGTTGGTCTATTAGAATACAACTATATCGTCGACATTAAACCAGAGATGAACTTGATTATTTCAAACGACAATCTTCCAGATGACATTCGTCAAATTATAGTTGAACAGTTTGGTGTAAAAGATACAACTTTATCAATACTTGGTGCATTAACGACATATCGCCAAGAAACTAAATATAAAGGTGATTTACTGGTTTTAGATAAAAGTGAGTATTTCGATACTACGGATTATGAGTTAGAGTTCGAAGTTAAAGACTATAATCAAGGTTTACAAAAGTTCCAATCTTTATTAAACGAACTAAACCTCGAACATCATCAACCTTTAAATAAAGTTCAACGTTTTTTCAAGAAAAAAGAAACACTTTCAAACAATATAAATTAA
- the fabI gene encoding enoyl-ACP reductase FabI encodes MLNLENKTYVIMGIANKRSIAFGVAKVLDQLGAKLVFTYRKERSRKELEKLLEQLNQPEAHLYQIDVQSDEEVINGFEQIGKDVGNIDGVYHSIAFANMEDLRGRFSETSREGFLLAQDISSYSLTIVAHEAKKLMPEGGSIVATTYLGGEFAVQNYNVMGVAKASLEANVKYLALDLGPDNIRVNAISAGPIRTLSAKGVGGFNTILKEIEERAPLKRNVDQVEVGKTAAYLLSDLSSGVTGENIHVDSGFHAIK; translated from the coding sequence ATGTTAAATCTTGAAAACAAAACATATGTCATCATGGGAATCGCTAATAAGCGTAGTATTGCTTTTGGTGTCGCTAAAGTTTTAGATCAATTAGGTGCTAAATTAGTATTTACTTACCGTAAAGAACGTAGCCGTAAAGAGCTTGAAAAATTATTAGAACAATTAAATCAACCAGAAGCGCACTTATATCAAATTGATGTTCAAAGCGATGAAGAGGTTATTAATGGTTTTGAGCAAATTGGTAAAGATGTTGGCAATATTGATGGTGTATATCATTCAATCGCATTTGCTAATATGGAAGACTTACGCGGACGCTTTTCTGAAACTTCACGTGAAGGCTTCTTGTTAGCTCAAGACATTAGTTCTTACTCATTAACAATTGTGGCTCATGAAGCTAAAAAATTAATGCCAGAAGGTGGTAGCATTGTTGCAACAACATATTTAGGTGGCGAATTCGCAGTTCAAAACTATAATGTGATGGGTGTTGCTAAAGCGAGCTTAGAAGCAAATGTTAAATATTTAGCATTAGACTTAGGTCCAGATAATATTCGCGTTAATGCAATTTCAGCTGGTCCAATCCGTACATTAAGTGCAAAAGGTGTGGGTGGTTTCAATACAATTCTTAAAGAAATCGAAGAGCGTGCACCTTTAAAACGTAATGTTGATCAAGTAGAAGTAGGTAAAACTGCGGCTTACTTATTAAGTGATTTATCAAGTGGCGTTACAGGTGAAAATATTCATGTAGATAGCGGATTCCACGCAATTAAATAA
- the mgtE gene encoding magnesium transporter, with translation MSMNTDEKERVQEELYDQTLLDQYLENDDIDQFRDEFLALHTYEQSEYFEDTTDENRQKIFQYLSPEEVANFFDQLDIDDDEYELLFDKMNATYASHILEEMSYDNAVDILNELTKPKVASLLTLMNKDDANEIKALLHYDEDTAGGIMTTEYLSLKAHTPVKEALLLVKAQAPDAETIYVIFVVDDDGKLVGVLSLRDLIVAENDAYIEDIMNERVISVNVADDQEDVAQVMRDYDFMAVPVIDYQEHLLGIITIDDILDVMDEEASEDYSRLAGVSDIDSTNDSIIKTALKRLPWLIILTFLGMITATILGRFEKTLENVALLAAFIPIISGMSGNSGTQSLAVSVRNITTGEINEQSKFRIALREAGSGVLSGVVCSTILFTIIVAIYHQPLLALIVAGSLTCAMTVGTFVGSMIPLLMNKLNIDPAVASGPFITTINDIISMLIYFGLATSFMAYLI, from the coding sequence ATGTCAATGAACACAGATGAAAAAGAGCGTGTTCAAGAGGAATTATACGACCAAACTTTATTAGATCAATATTTAGAAAATGATGATATTGATCAATTTAGAGATGAATTTCTAGCATTACACACATATGAACAAAGTGAGTATTTTGAAGATACTACCGATGAAAATAGACAAAAGATTTTTCAATATTTATCACCTGAAGAAGTTGCAAATTTCTTTGATCAATTAGATATTGATGACGATGAATATGAGTTGCTATTTGATAAGATGAATGCGACATACGCAAGTCACATATTAGAAGAAATGTCATACGACAATGCAGTAGATATTTTAAATGAGTTGACTAAACCAAAAGTTGCTAGTCTTTTAACATTGATGAATAAAGATGACGCGAATGAAATCAAAGCATTACTTCACTATGATGAGGATACGGCCGGCGGTATTATGACGACGGAGTATTTATCACTTAAAGCGCATACGCCTGTTAAAGAAGCATTATTATTGGTCAAAGCGCAAGCACCAGACGCAGAAACAATATATGTTATATTTGTCGTTGATGATGATGGTAAATTAGTAGGTGTTTTATCGCTAAGAGATTTAATTGTAGCTGAAAATGATGCTTATATTGAAGATATTATGAATGAACGTGTCATTAGTGTGAATGTAGCAGACGACCAAGAAGATGTTGCTCAAGTTATGAGAGACTATGATTTCATGGCTGTACCTGTTATAGATTACCAAGAACATTTGCTTGGTATCATCACGATTGATGATATTTTAGACGTTATGGATGAAGAGGCTAGTGAAGACTACTCTCGTTTAGCCGGGGTATCAGATATCGATTCGACTAATGATTCAATCATTAAAACAGCATTAAAACGTTTACCATGGTTGATTATTTTAACATTTTTAGGAATGATTACTGCGACAATTTTAGGGAGATTCGAAAAAACATTAGAAAATGTAGCGCTACTCGCAGCGTTTATTCCTATTATTAGTGGTATGTCAGGAAATTCAGGTACACAATCTTTAGCCGTTTCAGTTCGTAACATTACGACAGGGGAAATTAATGAGCAAAGTAAATTTAGAATTGCATTAAGAGAAGCAGGAAGTGGTGTATTATCGGGTGTTGTATGTTCAACAATATTATTTACAATTATTGTTGCAATATATCATCAGCCACTTTTAGCATTAATCGTTGCAGGAAGTTTAACTTGTGCGATGACGGTGGGGACGTTTGTAGGTTCGATGATTCCATTATTGATGAATAAATTAAATATCGATCCAGCAGTGGCTAGTGGACCATTTATTACAACAATTAATGATATTATTAGTATGTTGATTTATTTTGGTTTAGCTACATCATTTATGGCTTACTTAATTTAA
- the cozEa gene encoding lipoteichoic acid biosynthesis protein CozEa, producing the protein MLNKVWFRTGIALIMLFILIKLFMEVHEVFTPIATIIGSVFLPFLISGFLFYICLPFQNLLEKVGFPRWASITTIMLALFAIIGLIVAFVAPIIISNINNLISQTPALQKEAEQIIKFALAQMDKLPEDVTSRITNMVKSMGDGVTNILSNSLQYITSLISTIFLLIMVPFFLIYMLKDHEKFIPAVAKFFKGERKVFFVDLLTDLNFTLKSYIQGQVTVSVILGIFLYIGYSIIDLPYIPLLVLFAGVANLIPFLGSWLSFAPAAILGIIDSPTTFIWVCIITLIAHQLEGNIITPNVMGKSLSIHPLTIIVVILAAGDLGGFTLVLIAVPLYAVLKTVVSNIFKYRQRIIDKANSNVKD; encoded by the coding sequence ATGTTAAACAAGGTTTGGTTCCGAACTGGCATCGCTCTGATTATGCTGTTCATTCTCATCAAACTATTTATGGAAGTGCACGAAGTATTTACTCCAATAGCTACAATCATCGGTTCTGTATTTCTTCCATTTTTAATTAGTGGTTTTTTATTTTATATCTGTCTACCTTTTCAAAACTTACTTGAAAAAGTCGGTTTTCCAAGATGGGCTAGTATAACAACAATCATGTTAGCTTTGTTTGCTATTATCGGCTTAATTGTTGCGTTTGTTGCACCAATCATCATTTCAAATATCAACAATTTAATTAGTCAGACACCTGCCCTACAAAAAGAAGCAGAGCAAATTATTAAATTCGCACTAGCTCAAATGGATAAATTACCTGAAGATGTAACAAGTAGAATTACAAATATGGTTAAATCAATGGGTGATGGCGTTACTAATATTTTATCTAATTCATTACAGTACATTACATCATTAATTTCAACCATCTTCTTATTGATTATGGTTCCATTCTTCTTAATTTATATGTTAAAAGACCATGAAAAATTTATCCCAGCTGTTGCTAAATTTTTCAAAGGTGAACGTAAAGTATTTTTCGTAGATTTATTAACTGATTTAAACTTTACATTAAAATCTTACATTCAAGGTCAAGTAACTGTCAGTGTTATTTTAGGTATATTCTTATATATCGGTTATTCAATTATTGACTTACCATATATTCCTTTATTAGTACTATTTGCTGGTGTCGCAAACTTAATTCCTTTCTTAGGTTCATGGTTATCATTTGCACCTGCAGCAATACTCGGTATTATAGATAGTCCTACTACATTTATATGGGTTTGTATCATTACATTAATTGCACATCAACTTGAAGGTAATATCATTACACCAAATGTAATGGGTAAATCTTTAAGTATCCATCCTTTAACAATTATCGTTGTTATTTTAGCAGCAGGAGATTTAGGTGGCTTTACATTAGTTCTGATTGCAGTGCCATTATATGCTGTACTTAAAACGGTTGTTAGTAATATTTTCAAATACCGCCAACGCATTATTGATAAAGCAAACAGTAATGTTAAGGACTAA
- a CDS encoding GTP pyrophosphokinase family protein, with the protein MNQWDQFLTPYKQAVDELKVKLKGMRKQYEVGEQASPIEFVTGRVKPIASIIDKANKRQIPFDRLREEMYDIAGLRMMCQFVEDIDVVVNILRQRKDFKVIEERDYIRNTKESGYRSYHVIIEYPIETLQGQKFILAEIQIRTLAMNFWATIEHTLRYKYDGAYPDEIQHRLERAAEAAYLLDEEMSEIKDEIQEAQKYYTQKRSKKHEND; encoded by the coding sequence ATGAATCAATGGGATCAGTTCTTAACACCTTATAAGCAAGCGGTTGATGAGTTGAAAGTGAAACTTAAAGGCATGCGCAAACAATATGAAGTTGGTGAACAAGCGTCGCCAATAGAATTTGTTACTGGTCGTGTTAAACCAATCGCTAGTATTATAGATAAGGCAAACAAACGACAAATACCATTTGATAGGTTAAGAGAAGAAATGTACGATATCGCTGGTTTAAGAATGATGTGCCAATTTGTTGAAGATATTGATGTTGTCGTCAATATTTTAAGACAAAGAAAAGATTTTAAAGTAATTGAAGAACGAGATTATATTCGTAACACTAAAGAAAGTGGTTACCGCTCGTATCATGTCATTATTGAATATCCAATTGAAACATTACAAGGCCAAAAATTTATATTGGCTGAGATTCAGATTCGTACATTAGCAATGAATTTCTGGGCAACGATTGAACATACTTTACGATATAAATATGATGGTGCTTATCCGGATGAAATTCAACATCGTTTGGAAAGAGCGGCAGAAGCAGCGTATTTACTTGATGAAGAGATGTCTGAAATTAAAGATGAAATTCAGGAAGCTCAAAAATATTACACGCAAAAACGTTCTAAAAAACATGAAAATGATTAA